The genomic stretch CTCACAGACCTCACCGACTGCATAGACGTCCTCCGAACCCTGAGACAAGAAGGGATACCCTTCTACGGAATAGTCGGAAACCATGAGAGGAAGATCGACAGACAGTGGCTCGATCTACTCGAACGCACTGGTGTCGCAGAACGTCTCTCGAAGAACCCCGTCGTACTGGGAGATGAGGTCGCAGTCTACGGCATAGACTCGGTGAGCCGAGTTTCGTGGGACTCCGCTGACTTGGAGATTCAAGAGACAGACGACGACCTCTACCGACTCGTCTGTATGCACCAGCTTTTACACCCTCCTGTCCCCGAAATCCTCTCGGATCACGACACACGAGACGTCATAGAGAGACTCGGCGTCGAGATCGACGGACTTGCACTCGGTGACTACCACGAAGCCGTGAGTGCGACCGTCGGAGACGTCGAGGTCTGGTACGCGGGTTCGACTGAGAGGGTCTCGTCGGGTGAGACACAGCCGAGACGCGTTCATCTACTCAGCTTCGACGGCGGTGAGATGAAGAGAAGACGGATAGAGATCGACGCCCGAGAACTCCTCGAGTTTACGGTAGATGTCGAGAAACAGACAACAGTCTCAGACGTCAGAGACGAGTTCGAGAGACGTGACATAGAGGACAAGACAGTCGTTCCGGTTCTGACTGGCAGCCGCGGAAACATAACCGCGAACGACGTTCACAAGGTCGCTGTCGAAGAGGGAGCCGCTGTCTGTAACGTCAGGGACGAAAGAGACACCCACGGGTTCGAGGTCGACGCCGAGACCGAGTTCGGAGACGTGAGGGACATAGACGAGATGATAAGCCAGCGTGTCTCCGAGTCGGATCTGTCGGAGATAGCCGTCGAGATAGACGACGAAATCAGAAACGGAGACCTCCCAAAGTCGAGAACAGACGACGTAGTCGAGGAACGTCTGAGGCAGAGACAGGACGAGGTCTTCTCGGAGGCTAATACCGAGACTAACGGCTCCGACGACGAGACGGAGGTCGAGACGTGAGACTCAAGAGACTACGTCTCCGTAACATACGGAGCTACAGAGACGAGACTGTCGAGTTCCCCGACGGAGCGGTTCTGATACACGGAGACAACGGAGTCGGTAAGACGTCTCTCCTTATGGGTATACTCGGAGGGCTCTTCCTATCACGCGGAATCGAGTCGAAGCTCGACGACTTCGTTAGGCGGGGCGAGGACGAGGGACGTGTCAGCTTAGTC from Candidatus Afararchaeum irisae encodes the following:
- a CDS encoding DNA repair exonuclease, with the translated sequence MTVDILHLSDTHLGYRQYRSDLRRQDFTDAFEEAVEVAVERDVDAVVHTGDLFDSRDPSLTDLTDCIDVLRTLRQEGIPFYGIVGNHERKIDRQWLDLLERTGVAERLSKNPVVLGDEVAVYGIDSVSRVSWDSADLEIQETDDDLYRLVCMHQLLHPPVPEILSDHDTRDVIERLGVEIDGLALGDYHEAVSATVGDVEVWYAGSTERVSSGETQPRRVHLLSFDGGEMKRRRIEIDARELLEFTVDVEKQTTVSDVRDEFERRDIEDKTVVPVLTGSRGNITANDVHKVAVEEGAAVCNVRDERDTHGFEVDAETEFGDVRDIDEMISQRVSESDLSEIAVEIDDEIRNGDLPKSRTDDVVEERLRQRQDEVFSEANTETNGSDDETEVET